A single window of Saccharomyces kudriavzevii IFO 1802 strain IFO1802 genome assembly, chromosome: 16 DNA harbors:
- the TPK2 gene encoding cAMP-dependent protein kinase catalytic subunit TPK2 (similar to Saccharomyces cerevisiae TPK2 (YPL203W); ancestral locus Anc_6.214) — MQFIAGHTQPVGQSIQQQNANTQGQGVLQTHHDLQQRQQQQQQQQHHHQQLLSSQLPQKSLVSKGKYTLHDFQIMRTLGTGSFGRVHLVRSVHNGRYYAIKVLKKQQVVKMKQVEHTNDERRMLKLVEHPFLIRMWGTFQDAKNIFMVMDYIEGGELFSLLRKSQRFPNPVAKFYAAEVILALEYLHAHNIIYRDLKPENILLDRNGHIKITDFGFAKEVQTVTWTLCGTPDYIAPEVITTKPYNKSVDWWSLGVLIYEMLAGYTPFYDTTPMKTYEKILQGKVIYPPYFHPDVVDLLSKLITADLTRRIGNLQSGSRDIKAHPWFSEVVWERLLAKDIETPYEPPITSGIGDTSLFDQYPEEQLDYGIQGDDPYAEYFQDF; from the coding sequence ATGCAATTCATTGCAGGACACACTCAACCAGTTGGTCAGTCAATTCAGCAGCAAAACGCAAATACGCAGGGACAAGGTGTCCTACAAACGCATCATGACCTACAACAgcgacaacaacaacagcagcagcagcagcatcaCCATCAACAGCTTTTGTCATCTCAATTGCCTCAGAAGTCTCTGGTATCCAAGGGTAAATATACGCTACATGACTTCCAGATCATGAGGACGCTTGGCACTGGGTCTTTTGGTAGAGTTCACCTGGTGCGTTCTGTTCACAATGGACGGTATTATGCTATAAAAGTTctaaaaaaacaacaagtTGTGAAAATGAAGCAGGTGGAGCATACTAACGATGAACGACGTATGCTAAAGCTTGTGGAACATCCATTTCTAATTAGAATGTGGGGGACGTTTCAAGACGCTAAAAATATCTTTATGGTGATGGATTATATTGAAGGTGGTGAActcttttcattattgaGGAAGTCTCAAAGATTTCCTAATCCTGTAGCAAAATTTTATGCCGCAGAGGTCATTTTGGCATTGGAATATTTGCATGCTCACAATATTATTTATAGGGATTTGAAGCCAGAGAACATCTTGTTGGATAGAAATGGCCATATCAAGATAACCGATTTTGGGTTTGCTAAAGAAGTGCAAACAGTTACATGGACTCTTTGTGGGACTCCGGACTATATTGCTCCCGAAGTTATTACCACAAAGCCATACAATAAATCTGTGGATTGGTGGTCACTAGGTGTTCTAATCTACGAAATGCTAGCTGGTTATACACCCTTCTATGATACAACGCCGATGAAGACATATGAAAAGATTTTACAAGGAAAGGTAATATATCCACCATATTTCCATCCCGATGTCGTGGATTTACTAAGTAAACTGATCACTGCAGATTTAACAAGGAGAATCGGTAATTTGCAAAGTGGCTCTAGGGATATCAAAGCCCATCCGTGGTTCAGTGAAGTGGTCTGGGAAAGGCTATTGGCAAAGGACATTGAAACGCCATACGAGCCTCCTATTACATCGGGTATCGGTGACACTTCTTTATTTGATCAGTATCCCGAAGAACAATTAGATTACGGTATCCAAGGTGATGATCCATATGCAGAATactttcaagatttttaa